Genomic segment of Mycolicibacterium sarraceniae:
GCTGTATTCAGGCGCCGAGACAGCGTCGACTGCCGCCACTGCGGCTCGACGGACGGGATCTTCAGACGGGCCGTCGGGAAATCGCGACATCGCCGCGTGCTCGCGGAGGATCGCTCTTGGGTCTAGCCCGGCCTCCTTCATCTGCTGAAGTAGGTCGAGCGAATCCTCGTCGAACCCCTCCTCGCGGAGGAAATCGGTGACACCCTTCTGCTTCTGTCGCCGTCGCCCAGCGTCGGCTCCAAAGTCGAGCTTGTAGACGAGCGACGTCTGCTGCGGTACCTGCCAGTCGTCGGGTAACTCCTCAACTGAGACCTCGCGCGGAAGTTTGAGATCCCCATCGCGATTGAGGACCCACGGCGTCGAGGTCAAGGTGCGAGCAAGCTGGGACGCCATCTGGTGTCGCTGGACGCTGGCGTTGGCTTGGTAGACAGCAACCGCCTTCAATGCAGGCGCCACGACGACCGCGCTCCACAACGCGCGGAGAAGGTCGTGATCGCCCATCTCGATGATGTCGTCCAAGCGATCGATGTTCCAGTCGGACCGCTGTGCCAGGGAAGACTCACGGTAGCGCCAAGACGTTGAGAAGTCGACGTTCCTCGTGACATTCGCCTTGGTGATCTCGATGCCGGTCTTCGCGCCAAGCGAGCCGACGAAGTCGACGACTCCCTCGACCTCCAGGTAGATGCCTGCCAGCGCATAGGGCTCCGCGTCGTACGCGTATTCGCCGGCTCGGCTGCCACCGTCCCAGAACAGCGGCACTCGGGGATACAACCCGCTGAGACCGGTGTCCTCGAATGGAAGGTCGACGAACGTCTCCAGTGCCGTCACCCACCGCTGACCGCCTCGAGACTGTTCTGCCAAGAACATGGGAACGTCGGCGAGCTTCCCACGGGCGACCGCGGTACCCAGCTTCGCCGCGTAGCGAAGGAAGGCTCGAACGTCTGCCAGGTGTTGGGTCAGCTCGTCGCCATCAGGGATTGCCCGTTCCGGGTCTCGATATGCCTCAAGCCGCTGCTCGGCGCGTGCCGACTCGTCCCAGCGCTTCGTTCCGACTGACTGGTAGAACGCTTTCAGGTTGGCTGACCGGGTGGCGTCCTCGTCGTCTTCGAAGTAGGCGAGGTCGATGGGCACCCGCGATTGGACCGTGTCGCTGCGTCCGGACGGGAGGAACGTGGCAGAACCGCGTACATGATTAACGACATCGCGCTTCCGAACGCGCACGATCGGGACGTCCTCAAGTCCGTAGTAGGGCTTGTGGTGGCGCGCACCGACGCCGATCAGTAGATAGAGACCAAGAAGCGAGTCGTCGGTTTTTGCATCCAGCCAGGCGAACCACGCGTTCGGCGTGACCTTGTCATCGTCGTCGTAGACCTCGTCAGCGTCCTCGAGGATCTCGTCGGCGCTCATAGCCGCACTCAGTGCTTCGCTCAACTCCTCCCAGCCGAACTCAATGGTGTCCAGACCCGCAAGGAACTTGCCAGCACGCCCATCGCGGTGCCGAATCCAACGTGGGGTGACAGCGGACGCGATGCCGGCGAAGTCAAGCAGCGTTGGGAGGTCAGCGGGGTCCAACCAGTTGCGGAACTCGCTCGGGCTCGCCACGAGCGTCCGGGCAGCCGCGAAGCCGGCTCCTGTGCCTCGAACGGGCGTGATCTCTAAGTCGTTGAACGCCTCCGTGATTGCGTCTCGGATTTGGTCGTACAGGCGACCGATCTGGTCATCGTCGTTTGGGAGAGCGTCGAGGAAGCTGTCGTCGATGAGGCCATCCGTGCACATGCCGGGTAGCGCCTCGGCGATCAGCCTCGCGATGTCTCCTACCAGGCGCACGTTGCCCGGGTCGTCCCGCACGCTGTCGCGGGCCACCGTGGAGGCAAAGGGAGCGTGGATGTGGAAACGCAGGCCGGACGACTCCTTGACTGCCGGGAAGTAGATCGACACGTCGCCATCGTTGACGGGGACGATCGATCGCCGAGGTGCAGCGCCCTGACCCTCGGCCTGCTTCGCATTCTTGCTTTGCGAACCATCTGCGGACTCCACCTTGAAAGCCACCGCCACCCTCAATGCGCTGCCAGGCGGTCCATCGACGCTGGTATTGCCGCTCAGCCTGAGCCACTGTGATTCGACGAACTCGTCGCCTACGGACCGCTTAATCGCAACGACCCGTGAGTCGACCGGACGCCGCTCGATAATCCCGACGGTGCCGTCAGGCAGTTCGTAGGTGATAGTGCGGATGTGGTCGAGAAACAGCAAGGTCTTCTCGTCGAGGGTTAAGAGTCCCCGTTCGACTTCTGAGCAAGCCGTTTCGGCCGGCTTGTACTCGCGATCGAAGGGAAAGGTGAACGTCGTCAGCCCGGGCTGAGCCAGCCCGTCGATCGCTGTTGGAACAAAGAGATCATTGATCGCGAACGAATGTGCGCCTGAACGGATCTCGGGACGGCTTGTGTAGGCGAAGACGGCTTTGAAGCCCACGCCGAACTTGCCGATCTGCGTAGAATCGCCTCCCTTGGTCGACTGGCCGATGCTGGTGATCGACTCGATATCGGCAACGGAGAACGGCCGCTTCCCGTCATGGCTGACCGTGAGCCGGTCAGCCTTCAGCGTGAACCCAACCGTCGTTGCGAGGGCGTCCTCCGAGTTCTGGAGAAGTTCATAGATGAAGTGCGCCTTGTCTGGGTAGAGGTCAGACAGAAGTCTCTTCAGACCTTCCTCGAAGTTGTTCTCGCGTGCAGACTCCACGTACCGGAGGCGCTTCTGACGCAGATTCTCGAAGTCGGTGCTCTCAGCCATGAACGACCTCGACCGTTGCCCTGCACAGCACTGACGTTGTGATGTCACTGCGCCGGATGCTGTCTTCGAGGCGCCTGCGGCGCGCCACGAAGTCTTCTTCGAGTGAGCGCAGTTCGGATTCCCGCATGCGACGGATGTTGTCATGCGTCGCCGACAGAATCTGGTCCTCGAGCAACTGCTGGCGGGCTTGGTGGGTGGCGGTTAGCGAGGCGAGCTGGCTGTCGACGTGGACGCGCGTGCGGTCCATGTGTGTCCCTCGCGCGTCCGACCAGGCCGCGTAGTGCTCGTCATCCAGCGAGTCGATCAGCTGCGCTGCCGACACGTCCGAGTCGACGGCGTCCACCAAGGTGCGCTCGAGCTCGTCGGCCAAGCCGCCGGTAGTCGCGGTCACAACGATCTCGAAGTCGTCCCGTGCACCGAGATAGGTCCACGAATGAACCGCGACCGGATAGATGCCTTCTGGTACCGAGGTCGACGGCACCCGGAGGCCAACGGTGCTCTCGGGCGCGAACGTCTCCTCGTGTACGGCTGCGACCCGC
This window contains:
- a CDS encoding sacsin N-terminal ATP-binding-like domain-containing protein gives rise to the protein MAESTDFENLRQKRLRYVESARENNFEEGLKRLLSDLYPDKAHFIYELLQNSEDALATTVGFTLKADRLTVSHDGKRPFSVADIESITSIGQSTKGGDSTQIGKFGVGFKAVFAYTSRPEIRSGAHSFAINDLFVPTAIDGLAQPGLTTFTFPFDREYKPAETACSEVERGLLTLDEKTLLFLDHIRTITYELPDGTVGIIERRPVDSRVVAIKRSVGDEFVESQWLRLSGNTSVDGPPGSALRVAVAFKVESADGSQSKNAKQAEGQGAAPRRSIVPVNDGDVSIYFPAVKESSGLRFHIHAPFASTVARDSVRDDPGNVRLVGDIARLIAEALPGMCTDGLIDDSFLDALPNDDDQIGRLYDQIRDAITEAFNDLEITPVRGTGAGFAAARTLVASPSEFRNWLDPADLPTLLDFAGIASAVTPRWIRHRDGRAGKFLAGLDTIEFGWEELSEALSAAMSADEILEDADEVYDDDDKVTPNAWFAWLDAKTDDSLLGLYLLIGVGARHHKPYYGLEDVPIVRVRKRDVVNHVRGSATFLPSGRSDTVQSRVPIDLAYFEDDEDATRSANLKAFYQSVGTKRWDESARAEQRLEAYRDPERAIPDGDELTQHLADVRAFLRYAAKLGTAVARGKLADVPMFLAEQSRGGQRWVTALETFVDLPFEDTGLSGLYPRVPLFWDGGSRAGEYAYDAEPYALAGIYLEVEGVVDFVGSLGAKTGIEITKANVTRNVDFSTSWRYRESSLAQRSDWNIDRLDDIIEMGDHDLLRALWSAVVVAPALKAVAVYQANASVQRHQMASQLARTLTSTPWVLNRDGDLKLPREVSVEELPDDWQVPQQTSLVYKLDFGADAGRRRQKQKGVTDFLREEGFDEDSLDLLQQMKEAGLDPRAILREHAAMSRFPDGPSEDPVRRAAVAAVDAVSAPEYSTSNRERSVVDGQAEASAESKAYLRAQYTTPAGEMHCQACRNPLPFKIKGGSWYFEAVRLVNARKQVHTPNAIALCPLCAALYKYARGTKNEAILDELDSTTIDTGQGPVEIPVVLDGKRIKLGLTGKHAIDIKTALGVAGDERPEAD